A DNA window from Synchiropus splendidus isolate RoL2022-P1 chromosome 2, RoL_Sspl_1.0, whole genome shotgun sequence contains the following coding sequences:
- the LOC128753483 gene encoding rho-related GTP-binding protein RhoH-like isoform X4, giving the protein MADSTDLAVKCVLVGDSAVGKTALLVRFTSETFPETYKPTVFDNTGVEVYMDGVLVSLGLWDTAGHDSFRPIRPRSYQQADVVLICYSVVNQNSFANILNKWIPEVRQHLPKVPVLIVATQTDLRESPAHRGQCISPAEGRHVAQEVRAKGYLECSSLGNRGVQQVFEHAVRSAVRQTRKQARRRMFSLNQCKVF; this is encoded by the coding sequence ATGGCCGATTCGACGGATTTGGCGGTGAAATGCGTTCTAGTCGGAGACAGCGCGGTCGGAAAGACAGCTCTGCTCGTGCGCTTCACCTCTGAAACTTTTCCAGAAACCTACAAGCCAACGGTCTTTGACAACACTGGGGTGGAGGTGTACATGGACGGGGTTCTGGTCAGTCTGGGACTGTGGGACACAGCTGGTCACGACAGCTTCCGGCCCATTCGACCCAGATCCTACCAGCAGGCTGACGTCGTGCTCATCTGCTACTCTGTTGTCAACCAAAACTCCTTTGCTAACATCCTGAACAAGTGGATTCCAGAAGTCCGACAGCACCTTCCAAAGGTGCCCGTGCTGATTGTGGCCACGCAGACTGACCTGAGGGAGTCGCCGGCACACCGCGGCCAATGCATCTCACCTGCTGAAGGTAGACACGTGGCTCAGGAGGTGCGTGCCAAGGGCTACCTGGAATGTTCTTCACTTGGCAACCGTGGAGTGCAACAAGTGTTTGAGCACGCAGTGCGGTCGGCAGTACGCCAGACCCGGAAGCAGGCCCGGCGACGTATGTTCAGTTTAAACCAGTGCAAAGTGTTCTGA